In the Topomyia yanbarensis strain Yona2022 chromosome 3, ASM3024719v1, whole genome shotgun sequence genome, one interval contains:
- the LOC131694281 gene encoding trichohyalin, whose product MSTQELHGRSSKLLQRYQSKAVSQDPLQQPMDTSPIIKSTSQRSLQNSTLLQKHYSKPNVQQMQSEPRSNTQDPEKISGSQRNLERSKLLQRYSKQHSLDSQDVSQHEPQHYSSQKSLEGSKLLQRYNRSNNSQEFSGLSVREGTPVTRFARSGSLDQDRLVRPSLLSRYTPKFGQSLDRKNTFDTGGFSNYSSQHSLDQRDPTGSMSQAQTFGDYSSDHFDQYDSRNLRSRSSSMARGLARRSASRELMQSDNRNIPLDPVTPETLPMVTASEPVMGNIASALPIPMLNIVPETLPTVATSEPVKSNIASALPIPVIGNIASALPIPTLSIVPPTPAVDLSQPTMKPFADTHQTISIQPAINSTEPVKPNRKEPAKPPRKDLSASAIVSIPIPTITTTINVDPPKSIIKQEIPVVQSVTSSSLFNKVEQPKPIIKQAAPVVPIVPSPPLFSNRDRMEHYGSASNPSPSSASPQQPLRPMSTKLQLPVSDLSGRRSMTDLRQSNLEQSSSLAMEIDESSERNEMRNFSQQKAPVARTLASAFEQIAVLSVPHAAEALDDVEDKIELLPVDRKLKKRDHTYHPSFVPKQSKLAEDENRKEKEKQEKKKEHDRKLEEERAKKEKQKKMKDEEHYRKEEEKKRKEEDKRQKADEEKRRREAEKLAKEDEKRMKIDEEKTRKEEQSVMEAAKQKKASDEKRKREEEKVAKEHEKKMKTEELKIRKEEEKIAKEEEKRLKDEEKRKRDEEKKKLKEEKKKGVLKKSLSADQPPEIEGEDEIVDFGSHLEQYSISGPEKPRGTLVSSPRSGEILGSSQVSKGRNTLPLVSKPMHSSQLSLDRATGVQSKMLQRYAKRSGSQDYTHSITSEETQQFFQKVHQSQSSLDHQRASRSTLLQKYTPQPLSASSAVNQTPSPVPTTQTSSQLSLDKTRLEKSSLLQRYKLRSEPTGTAQPTNGDVSLQHDKEQRLSAVLFQQKKRPEKYGAFDYRDHEYEPIGEAVDSTSEAKPSSVTANLALPSTDIKRKLSSASLRVPEDDADTISMEELQRDIEDRYFNREAEDEQGDDTIEASEPKEDAQEKVSKMKTAMARAQESGKKAIARAQESSKNAMVKAQVGGKNLHQKLRKQTDKFRTKMSNINVKKEKDSAPLASPEIVTTPGIEKLDFTIAEPKSDNEAEESEHRTESANREPEADEPTVETVTGRQKFKALKNIHMPKIQKPDFKRPEFSKITKPKLPKLKSLKRPEMPKFLTEKPDFSKLKMPEKIGTIKLQRSKSMKEQTSDEPSTAHPSEIEVPSAPDTKSNKKKKTTYTNFSTYPRFLDKFKRQKSAPGNASIRASTPPPLEFTKVGKTSRTKEPTFLSRWADKSSEGAGSSSFFSGSELGEREASVEKHMRQRLEGLDIDAPELAVTAEQKQLEEYDKENREIHLLSAARHDEFLKRKPPMERQESDLASEEEKQFWASSLGQKIRQNIDMNSNDFDFLDEEDRLRRENEATGFSESVRNRFLDDSIEHSEKDYDMRSTTPYSNKECQSSGSSGIRRRKGVLEEIDDDEFFLRQKGISKDNIQMGEYISSAIKEGLSTPKNALAEMGRYEPYDDEDIDTSERVSIDYRGERGPGGLRYYQPSFESDDLSTKQSFTDEFRRDADFYKTFPPDRPIRKHKKAFNVESYEDDNQKVPYDTYQEEEGEVEFYDRGRKYASAQPEIHPKKDEHYIDDESVDTGFSRTGAVVPPTPPRRRKKRFRDVASSELEPFANGLTKKTIYNSFTIGPETHLYPAEVPLAEEESFTTPLPTPRRSRSRSQLSQYSEDDRAFRAAAAYVFGPEDGAWDKRNVGLSESNGYATVRKEPPPRPPAPIRRRKSTRSLEVERQFSTLPNYHSVSPMRPTRNYSTISPNRPPRNKSVSSLNENQMKPSRLSKDDITQYEAIEDVENQSKLHHTLQSGTIVSKMKDRPLPPPPRPPRDGRKPRKPEQDDRFDFDRGTERIITLDQSDPRVVEEVETAVQTDLAYDEYELDIEVSETFGATGGEAPEKPAKTLKEILKEEQLAELDRARQLAEASNLMRDIQKFRDSTSSLSLHGSRPETPAVIVLERRVSAPYTSSIRSQEISTDSANNRPLSSDNLNEQDLADDDKYIAELVKKYVSDEKVAESSKKPQRRATESEDLGFARLEGRVREQMEREEMRSIQSEPAVPPRRRSLIASNQDLQRSVELSSDVIEEIVERLRTNEQQHIAELHQIHMQQLEDLRKQQEEQKQLQEQKLEEQQKQLLEQQNQQLHETQQLKEQILQQQEQQKALLQQQQQQQQQLLLAQQQQQILLQQQEKERELQREKERELLREREIELEKARERERELHHARELELQRARDLEQQRSKELEQQRLRELELQRTMELEHQRLRELELQRIQETEIQRAREAARDAELQRARDAEIQRIREAEMQRLREVEMLRVRESSGAVGSTEWSIEQEANESAHGTKKATHEAVTVEPEATKEVIPTRPPLPRISPQIPVPPPFAYQEYMQHPQSFYPTRNYSDEEGAIPQAPHRRRKHHRSRRESTSEEEFHREHRKQCHETRTPEPSIPTLSRQLIRACGSSIRQTGDDLMTILRASSKDEKKRDLHIALIILIVIVAGLMALGMSAEKAVHHHHWDYFNPPGNSGNT is encoded by the exons ATGTCTACCCAAGAATTACATGGTCGAAGTTCGAAACTGCTACAACGGTATCAATCGAAAGCTGTCTCACAAGACCCGTTACAGCAACCAATGGACACTTCCCCGATTATCAAATCCACCAGCCAACGGAGCTTACAAAATTCAACCCTGCTGCAGAAGCATTACTCGAAACCGAATGTCCAACAGATGCAAAGCGAACCCCGAAGTAATACCCAGGACCCTGAAAAGATATCCGGCAGTCAACGTAATTTAGAACGATCGAAGCTACTGCAACGATACAGCAAACAGCACTCGTTAGATTCCCAAGATGTATCCCAGCATGAGCCACAGCACTACAGTAGTCAAAAGAGTTTGGAAGGGTCGAAACTACTACAACGATACAATCGCAGCAACAACTCACAAGAATTCTCTGGTCTCTCTGTTCGAGAAGGCACACCAGTAACGCGATTCGCACGCAGTGGTAGTCTAGATCAGGATAGATTAGTACGTCCGTCTTTGTTATCGCGATACACACCAAAATTTGGTCAATCTCTTGATCGAAAGAATACATTTGATACAGGTGGTTTTAGTAATTATAGCAGCCAGCATAGTCTCGATCAACGGGACCCGACAGGTAGTATGTCACAAGCACAAACATTCGGCGACTACAGCAGTGATCACTTCGACCAGTACGACTCACGAAACCTACGCAGTCGATCATCAAGTATGGCTCGAGGTTTAGCTCGAAGAAGCGCTTCGAGAGAACTAATGCAATCGGACAATCGCAATATACCACTGGATCCGGTAACTCCAGAAACGTTACCTATGGTGACAGCCTCGGAACCAGTTATGGGGAATATTGCCTCAGCACTTCCCATACCTATGCTCAacatagttccagaaacattgcCTACAGTGGCCACCTCGGAACCAGTAAAATCGAATATTGCCTCAGCACTACCCATACCAGTCATAGGAAATATTGCTTCAGCACTCCCCATACCTACACTGAGCATAGTACCCCCTACACCAGCTGTAGATCTTAGCCAACCCACGATGAAACCATTTGCCGATACTCACCAAACTATATCGATTCAACCGGCTATCAATAGCACCGAACCAGTGAAACCAAATCGCAAAGAACCTGCGAAACCACCCAGAAAAGACCTGTCAGCGTCCGCAATCGTGAGTATTCCCATTCCTACCATCACCACTACCATCAATGTCGACCCGCCGAAATCCATTATCAAGCAAGAAATACCCGTCGTTCAAAGTGTTACATCCTCATCATTGTTCAACAAAGTGGAACAGCCGAAGCCAATCATTAAGCAGGCAGCACCAGTCGTTCCAATTGTTCCATCCCCACCTTTGTTCAGCAACAGGGATCGCATGGAACATTACGGAAGCGCTTCCAATCCATCACCTTCATCTGCATCACCTCAACAACCATTGAGACCCATGTCGACCAAACTGCAACTCCCAGTCAGCGATCTCAGTGGTCGCCGAAGCATGACCGACCTTCGCCAGAGCAATCTGGAACAGTCCTCATCGCTAGCCATGGAAATCGATGAATCTAGCGAACGAAACGAAATGCGAAACTTTTCTCAACAAAAGGCTCCCGTTGCGAGAACGCTCGCTTCCGCATTCGAGCAAATTGCTGTCCTCTCTGTACCCCATGCAGCAGAGGCGCTGGACGATGTGGAGGATAAGATTGAATTGCTTCCTGTGGATCGTAAACTGAAAAAGCGAGATCATACTTATCATCCTTCGTTCGTTCCCAAGCAATCGAAGCTAGCTGAGGATGAAAATAGAAAAGAGAAGGAAAAACAGGAAAAGAAGAAAGAGCACGATCGTAAGTTAGAAGAGGAACGCGCAAaaaaagaaaagcaaaaaaagatgaaagatgaggAGCACTACAGAAAGGAGGAGGAAAAGAAAAGGAAGGAAGAAGATAAAAGACAGAAAGCTGACGAAGAAAAAAGAAGAAGAGAAGCGGAGAAATTAGCCAAAGAAGAtgaaaaaagaatgaaaatagACGAGGAGAAGACTAGAAAAGAGGAACAGTCAGTCATGGAAGccgcgaaacagaaaaaagcTAGCGATGAAAAAAGAAAGAGAGAGGAGGAAAAAGTTGCCAAAGAACacgagaaaaaaatgaaaacagaaGAGCTTAAAATAAGAAAAGAAGAGGAAAAAATTGCCAAAGAAGAAGAGAAACGTTTGAAGGAtgaggaaaaaagaaaaagagacgaggaaaaaaagaaactcaaagaagaaaagaaaaaggGTGTTCTAAAAAAGTCCTTGTCCGCAGATCAACCGCCTGAGATTGAAGGTGAAGATGAAATAGTTGACTTTGGTAGTCATTTGGAACAGTACAGCATATCGGGACCAGAAAAACCACGAGGTACTTTAGTAAGCAGTCCACGATCAGGCGAGATACTTGGGAGTAGTCAAGTCTCCAAGGGTCGTAACACCTTACCGTTAGTCTCTAAGCCAATGCACAGCAGTCAATTAAGTCTTGATAGAGCTACTGGAGTTCAATCGAAAATGCTACAACGGTACGCCAAAAGAAGTGGTTCGCAAGATTACACCCATTCTATCACAAGTGAAGAAACTCAACAATTCTTCCAGAAGGTGCATCAAAGCCAAAGCAGTTTGGACCACCAACGAGCATCAAGATCAACGCTGCTTCAAAAGTATACTCCCCAGCCGTTGAGTGCATCGAGCGCAGTTAATCAAACCCCGAGTCCGGTGCCAACAACGCAAACCTCAAGCCAATTAAGTTTGGATAAAACTCGCCTAGAAAAGTCATCCCTGTTACAACGATATAAACTTCGAAGTGAACCCACCGGCACTGCTCAGCCGACCAACGGAGATGTGTCACTTCAGCATGATAAGGAGCAACGGCTGTCGGCAGTTCTGTTCCAGCAGAAAAAGCGACCGGAGAAATATGGTGCATTCGATTATCG CGACCACGAATATGAACCAATCGGCGAGGCAGTCGACAGCACATCCGAAGCTAAGCCATCGTCAGTCACGGCCAACTTGGCTTTGCCTAGCACAGACATCAAAAGAAAACTGTCCAGCGCTTCGCTGCGCGTTCCTGAAGATGACGCGGATACCATCAGTATGGAGGAGCTCCAAAGAGATATTGAAGATCGCTATTTCAATCGTGAGGCAGAAGACGAACAAGGAGATGATACAATCGAAGCTTCAGAACCAAAGGAAGACGCACAGGAGAAGGTCAGCAAAATGAAGACTGCTATGGCGCGAGCTCAAGAGAGTGGTAAAAAAGCGATTGCTAGAGCCCAGGAAAGTAGTAAAAATGCAATGGTTAAAGCACAGGTTGGTGGTAAAAATTTGCATCAAAAGCTTCGGAAGCAAACTGATAAGTTCAGAACCAAAATGTCTAACATTAACGTTAAGAAAGAAAAAGATTCAGCCCCGTTAGCTTCTCCGGAAATTGTTACTACACCAGGGATTGAAAAATTAGACTTCACAATCGCAGAACCAAAATCTGACAACGAAGCAGAGGAAAGTGAACATCGCACAGAGTCGGCCAATCGAGAACCAGAAGCTGATGAGCCTACTGTAGAAACCGTAACCGGTCGGCAAAAGTTTAAGGCCTTGAAAAACATTCATATGCCAAAAATACAGAAACCAGATTTTAAGCGCCCCGAATTCTCCAAGATAACGAAACCAAAACTACCTAAACTTAAATCCTTGAAACGTCCTGAAATGCCAAAATTCTTAACGGAAAAACCCGACTTTTCGAAATTAAAAATGCCGGAAAAGATCGGGACCATCAAATTGCAACGAAGCAAATCAATGAAAGAGCAAACATCCGACGAACCAAGTACAGCTCATCCATCCGAGATTGAAGTACCATCCGCTCCAGATACTAAGTCCAATAAGAAGAAGAAGACAACTTACACCAATTTTAGCACATATCCAAGATTTTTGGACAAGTTCAAACGTCAGAAATCGGCCCCAGGAAATGCAAGTATCCGCGCGTCAACACCTCCGCCACTTGAATTCACCAAGGTAGGCAAAACATCACGTACAAAAGAACCCACTTTTCTCTCGCGCTGGGCAGATAAATCTTCTGAAGGCGCAGGAAGTAGCAGCTTCTTCTCAGGCAGTGAATTGGGTGAACGTGAAGCATcggttgaaaaacatatgcGACAAAGATTAGAGGGGTTGGACATAGATGCGCCAGAGCTCGCCGTTACGGCTGAACAGAAACAGCTCGAGGAATATGACAAAGAGAATCGCGAGATCCATCTGCTTTCAGCTGCACGGCACGACGAATTCCTCAAACGGAAACCTCCGATGGAACGACAAGAGTCCGATCTGGCGTCAGAGGAAGAGAAGCAGTTCTGGGCCAGTTCACTTGGTCAAAAGATCAGGCAGAATATTGACATGAACAGCAATGATTTTGATTTTCTCGATGAAGAAGATCGTTTACGACGTGAGAACGAAGCAACGGGGTTTAGCGAAAGTGTTAGGAATAGATTCTTGGATGATTCGATAGAACACTCGGAAAAAGACTACGATATGCGTTCTACAACTCCCTATTCCAACAAGGAGTGTCAATCTTCAGGAAGCTCAGGCATTCGTCGACGTAAAGGGGTATTGGAGGAAATCGACGATGACGAATTTTTCCTGCGTCAAAAAGGAATATCTAAGGACAATATCCAAATGGGCGAATACATCAGTTCGGCGATAAAGGAAGGACTGagtacaccaaaaaatgcattggCAGAAATGGGCCGGTATGAACCGTACGACGATGAAGACATCGACACCAGCGAAAGAGTTAGTATCGACTATCGGGGAGAACGTGGTCCTGGTGGGCTTCGTTACTACCAGCCAAGCTTTGAATCAGACGACCTTTCTACTAAGCAAAGTTTCACTGATGAGTTCCGTAGGGATGCTGACTTCTACAAGACATTCCCTCCAGATCGTCCTATAAGAAAACACAAAAAGGCATTTAACGTGGAATCGTACGAAGACGATAACCAAAAGGTCCCATACGATACTTATCAAGAGGAAGAAGGCGAGGTCGAATTCTACGATCGTGGACGTAAGTATGCTAGCGCACAACCAGAGATTCATCCGAAAAAAGACGAACATTATATTGACGATGAAAGCGTTGACACTGGATTTTCTCGTACTGGAGCGGTTGTGCCGCCTACTCCTCCAAGACGCCGAAAGAAGCGCTTCCGTGATGTCGCATCATCTGAATTAGAACCATTCGCGAATGGTTTGACTAAAAAGACCATTTACAATAGCTTTACCATTGGACCCGAAACG CACCTTTATCCTGCTGAAGTTCCATTAGCTGAGGAGGAAAGTTTTACCACTCCTTTACCAACTCCTAGAAGATCTCGGTCACGATCACAGCTATCTCAATATTCCGAAGACGATCGAGCATTCAGAGCGGCAGCAGCCTACGTTTTTGGACCCGAAGATGGTGCATGGGATAAGCGTAACGTTGGGCTGTCGGAATCTAACGG TTATGCAACAGTTAGGAAAGAGCCCCCTCCACGCCCACCAGCACCGATTCGTCGTAGGAAATCAACTCGCTCACTTGAAGTTGAACGACAATTCAGCACCTTACCGAACTACCATTCGGTATCACCCATGCGTCCTACTCGTAACTACAGCACAATCAGTCCAAACCGGCCACCTAGAAATAAATCGGTTTCTAGCCTCAACGAGAATCAAAT GAAACCATCGCGCCTGAGCAAGGATGATATAACACAGTACGAAGCAATAGAAGACGTCGAAAACCAGTCGAAACTTCATCATACTCTCCAATCTGGTACAATCGTTAGCAAAATGAAGGATCGACCACTTCCACCTCCACCACGACCACCTAGGGATGGTAGGAAACCTCGTAAACCAGAGCAGGATGATAGATTTGACTTCGACCGTGGAACGGAACGCATTATTACACTGGATCAAAGTGACCCAAGGGTAGTGGAGGAGGTTGAAACAGCAGTTCAAACGGACCTTGCATATGACGAATATGAATTAGACATTGAGGTATCCGAAACCTTTGGTGCCACTGGAGGAGAAGCTCCAGAAAAGCCCGCAAAAACACTGAAGGAGATTTTGAAGGAGGAGCAACTAGCGGAGCTAGATCGTGCTCGACAATTGGCTGAAGCTAGTAATTTAATGAGAGATATTCAAAAATTCAGAGATTCCACTTCTTCGCTGTCTCTACATGGTAGTAGGCCAGAAACGCCTGCTGTGATTGTACTCGAACGCCGAGTATCAGCACCTTATACATCTAGCATACGGAGTCAAGAAATTTCAACCGATAGCGCAAATAATCGACCGTTGAGCTCCGATAACCTAAATGAGCAAGACCTTGCTGATGATGATAAATACATAGCAGAATTAGTGAAAAAATATGTATCGGATGAAAAGGTTGCTGAAAGCTCCAAGAAACCGCAGAGAAGGGCTACTGAATCTGAAGACTTAGGTTTCGCTAGATTAGAAGGACGTGTTCGGGAACAAATGGAGAGAGAGGAGATGCGATCAATCCAATCTGAGCCCGCTGTTCCACCACGCCGTAGATCTTTAATTGCTTCGAATCAAGATCTCCAGCGAAGTGTCGAGCTTTCGTCTGACGTGATAGAAGAAATTGTAGAACGACTAAGAACTAATGAGCAACAGCATATTGCCGAGCTGCATCAAATACATATGCAGCAGCTAGAGGATCTGAGGAAACAACAAGAAGAGCAAAAGCAACTTCAAGAACAAAAGCTTGAGGAACAACAAAAGCAATTGCTAGAACAACAAAACCAGCAACTACATGAAACTCAGCAGCTTAAGGAACAAATCCTACAACAGCAGGAACAACAAAAAGCTTTActccaacaacaacagcagcagcaacaacaattaCTACTGGCTCAACAGCAACAGCAAATTCTTCTGCAACAGCAAGAGAAGGAGCGAGAGTTGCAGCGAGAAAAGGAACGTGAGCTTCTGCGAGAACGTGAGATTGAGCTGGAGAAAGCACGCGAAAGAGAACGAGAGTTACATCATGCTAGAGAATTAGAGCTACAGCGGGCTCGCGACTTGGAACAGCAACGGTCAAAAGAACTAGAGCAACAACGACTACGCGAACTAGAGCTGCAACGAACCATGGAACTAGAGCATCAAAGGTTGAGGGAGTTAGAGCTACAGAGAATTCAGGAAACTGAAATACAAAGAGCACGAGAAGCCGCCAGGGATGCTGAATTACAACGGGCAAGGGATGCAGAAATACAAAGAATTCGTGAAGCTGAAATGCAAAGATTGAGGGAAGTTGAAATGCTGAGAGTCAGAGAAAGTTCTGGCGCTGTGGGCAGTACGGAATGGTCTATTGAACAGGAAGCAAATGAATCTGCACATGGAACTAAAAAAGCTACCCATGAGGCTGTTACTGTTGAACCAGAAGCAACTAAAGAAGTAATTCCCACCCGCCCGCCTTTGCCTCGAATAAGCCCACAAATCCCAGTGCCACCACCGTTTGCATACCAAGAATACATGCAGCATCCGCAATCCTTCTACCCAACCAGAAACTATTCTGATGAAGAAGGTGCTATCCCACAAGCTCCACATCGACGGCGTAAACACCACCGTTCCAGAAGAGAATCAACTTCCGAAGAAGAGTTCCACCGCGAGCATCGAAAGCAATGTCACGAGACGCGTACTCCGGAACCATCGATTCCAACGCTTAGCCGTCAACTGATTCGAGCTTGCGGTTCATCCATTCGCCAAACCGGCGACGATTTGATGACAATCCTTCGAGCTAGTAGCAAGGATGAGAAAAAGCGGGACTTGCACATTGCTCTGATCATTCTGATTGTCATAGTAGCAGGACTCATGGCATTGGGAATGAGTGCTGAAAAAGCGGTTCATCATCACCATTGGGATTATTTCAATCCTCCAGGAAACAGTGGGAACACCTGA